The genomic stretch TCGTGAACGTTTATTATATCCTGCACTAGTTTCATATTATAAACCATATCGAGTGCATCCTATTCATTGTCATACCAGGAGATGAGTTTGACAAAGTTGTCATTGAGGGAGATGCCTGCACCAGCATCAAAGATGGAAGAGTGAGTGTCACCAATGAAATCAGAAGAAACCACCTAAAACAAGAACAcgaaaattaaaaatgcatgCCATAATCTACTGTTTGTGCtgtttattaaaagtaatatgCAGATGAGAATGACACTTACTGAATCCTCTGTGTATCCCAGAATTCCCTTCATTGGTCCATGAGCAGCCTTCTTGACCGCTGCCTTGATGTCAGCGTAGGCAGCGGGCCGGGTTAGGCGACAGGTCAGGTCAACCACGGACACGTCAGCCACAGGCACACGGAAAGCCATGCCGGTCAGTTTGCTATAAAATACAAAGCGAAagtagacaaaaaaataaacacttactgGAATAATAAACTGAATCAGTAGGTGGTGCACTTCTGCTAAAAATATAATGCTGCGCAGTGATCTGGTAAACATGCATCATAGCTGCTACTATATTGTGAGCTTTATTGAGAAAACATTACGCTGGACTGGAACTACTGACCCGTTAAGCTCGGGAATGACTTTGCCCACGGCCTTGGCAGCGCCAGTTGAAGCAGGAATGATGTTCTGGTGGGCACCGCGTCCATCGCGCCAGGCCTTGGCAGAGGGGCCATCCACTGTCTTCTGTGTGGCAGTGTAAGCATGGACTGTGGTCTGCGAAGAGATAAGACCAAAAAAACGTAAGAGAGACAAGCACAGAGGCAGTAAAGTGTGACTGGGTGAGTAACGTCAGGCTTTGACTTACCATGAGAGCCTCCTCAATACCAAAGTTGTCATGAATGACTTTAGCCAGGGGAGCCAAGCAGTTAGTGGTGCAGGATGCATTGCTGTGATGTTTTCAACAAAATGAACGTTAGTCGAGTTATTTGCTGATGTCAAAAAAGTCACAACCAAAATTTGGGTCAGTAATTGTATAACATGCATGATTAAACGTTTCATTGGCATGCTAAAAATAGGGCTGTGGGGATATACTTCCATACTTTGATTTATATTTAGCTAATTTGTGCATATAACAAATTTTATATATTCACTAACCTGACAATGGTCATACTGGAGGGGTCATATTTGTCCTGGTTGACTCCCATCACAAACATGGGAGCGTCAGGTGATGGGGCAGACACGACCACACGCTTAGCGCCACCCTGAATGTGAGACTATAAAGGGGAAAAGTTTATGTAGACATTTCTTAATATTATAAAAGTATTTGATGTTCCATTAGTAAGATTGTAGACACTTACTGAAGCCTTATCGATGCTGAGGAAGACTCCGGTAGATTCGACTACATACAGAGCTCCAGCATCACCCCATGGGATCTCGGCAGGCTTCATACTAAGAAAAAAGTATCCACATTAAGAGTAAAGCTATGCATACTTCCATATGAATAAATTTCCAAGCTATTAACTGAACGTCACACGCGTGCAATTTAGTTAAGCCATGTGACATTCATCACTCTATAATGAAAACAATGTTTACTCTATACGTTTTAAATAGTGGGCAGTCGAGCAGCACGTAGTAAACCGTATGCCAGATGTCCACTCTGAAGATATCTAAATCTTTCTTTTATGACTGTGTGTACTCCATATTTAAACATGTTTGATAAAACATGAAGTTATGTGCCTGGGCTCTGGTACAAAAAATAACACAGTGACATTTCAGAGTAACATAACGTACCACTGGAACACAGAAATGGCCTGACCATCGACAATCAGTTTGCCATTCTCCTGATGCACTTCTCCCTTGTAACGTCCATGAGTGGAGTCATACTTGAACATGTAGACCATGTTgcacaaaaaagttaaatagGTTAGAAGGTAAAAATCGAACATTTGTTACCTGTAAAACTCATGAACGTATCGTATACTATGATAtagagaatgtagtatgtagcctaGGTGATACATTGCATTGTCGAAATGTGCATGCGTTGAACATCTttgttcagggttcccacacattagttaacttcaaattcaaggacctttcaaggactttccaggtccgataccctcaaattcaaggactaaatgtggagacacatttcaagtgagagcaaggttacatcgtgttaccttttaagataaatTGTCACAGTTtcctccaagggtaagtgcgtctgaatgtgtatatcaaattcagcCAATGGTGatgcttaacgacaaagacaggttGACGCggaagccaggaagtatatcgctatctgaaatattgcccaagacggcgttacagggacgcaggaagtatggcaggGGAGaagcagcgtctcgttcccttctcagggaacaacaattacatacgtaacccgagacgttttcatgtatcaaacacaattatgcaaaaaagcattttggtatgaatcaacattcgcatacagaagatataagcatttaaagcaaacagtttagcacgtgtgcttaaaaagtctagaatttttatgatatcaccctacactacacagagaataatatggattttttcccccagaaaacttcttgcataaaatagattcaagcactttcagtgacctgtatgtatatttttaa from Misgurnus anguillicaudatus chromosome 10, ASM2758022v2, whole genome shotgun sequence encodes the following:
- the gapdhs gene encoding glyceraldehyde-3-phosphate dehydrogenase 2; this encodes MSDLCVGINGFGRIGRLVLRACLEKGIKVTAINDPFIDLQYMVYMFKYDSTHGRYKGEVHQENGKLIVDGQAISVFQCMKPAEIPWGDAGALYVVESTGVFLSIDKASSHIQGGAKRVVVSAPSPDAPMFVMGVNQDKYDPSSMTIVSNASCTTNCLAPLAKVIHDNFGIEEALMTTVHAYTATQKTVDGPSAKAWRDGRGAHQNIIPASTGAAKAVGKVIPELNGKLTGMAFRVPVADVSVVDLTCRLTRPAAYADIKAAVKKAAHGPMKGILGYTEDSVVSSDFIGDTHSSIFDAGAGISLNDNFVKLISWYDNEFGYSHRVADLLIYMHSKE